The Salvia miltiorrhiza cultivar Shanhuang (shh) chromosome 1, IMPLAD_Smil_shh, whole genome shotgun sequence genome has a window encoding:
- the LOC131005114 gene encoding high-affinity nitrate transporter 3.1-like, with translation MAINGFLFASILISCLAATCYGITFSSLQRTLDVTASPQSGQVLKAGEDNITVTWSVNTSFPAGTDSSYKTVKVKLCYAPISQKDRGWRKTVDIMKKDKTCQHLIVSRPYTSSNNTITYTVKRDVPTATYFIRAYVFNAAAEEVGYGQTTDAHKTTNLFSVDAVSGRHVSLDIASVCFSAFSIVSLFGFFFLEKRKSKALAAK, from the exons atGGCGATTAATGGATTTCTCTTTGCATCGATCTTGATTTCGTGCTTGGCGGCCACTTGCTACGGTATTACCTTCTCTTCTCTCCAGAGAACTCTTGATGTCACTGCTTCACCTCAATCTGGCCAAG TTCTGAAAGCGGGAGAAGACAATATAACCGTGACGTGGTCGGTGAACACGAGCTTCCCCGCGGGGACGGACTCGAGCTACAAGACAGTGAAGGTGAAGCTGTGCTACGCTCCCATCAGCCAGAAGGATCGTGGCTGGAGGAAAACCGTCGACATCATGAAGAAGGATAAGACATGCCAACACTTGATCGTCAGCAGACCCTACACCTCTTCCAACAACACCATCACCTACACAGTGAAGAGAGACGTGCCCACCGCCACCTATTTCATTAGGGCCTACGTCTTCAACGCCGCCGCCGAAGAGGTCGGCTACGGCCAGACCACCGATGCTCACAAGACCACCAACTTGTTCTCGGTTGATGCAGTCTCGGGCCGCCACGTGTCGCTCGACATCGCGTCGGTTTGCTTCTCCGCCTTCTCCATCGTATCCCTCTTTGGCTTCTTCTTCTTGGAGAAGAGGAAATCCAAGGCATTGGCAGCCAagtga
- the LOC131005113 gene encoding manganese-dependent ADP-ribose/CDP-alcohol diphosphatase-like, which produces MGYAEGLFTAQGEKPLASLGVISDVQYADIPDGSSFLGVPRYYRHSLHVLQRAVKKWNEEKVNFVINFGDIVDGYCPKDQSLAAVKNIVNEFSLFNGPIYHMIGNHCLYNLSRETLLPMLNIPTTDLHAYYDFSPVPEYRFVVLDGYDISAIGWPDDHPNAVKAADFLWERNPNSDKNSPNGLLGRDRRFLMFNGAVGKEQLEWLDGVLQDATCSNQKVVICCHLPLDPQASSNEALLWNYNEVMDLIHRYDCVKVCLAGHDHKGGYSVDSYGVHHRILEAALECPPGTNAFGHIDLYPSGLLLCGTDRLKTQEIVYSR; this is translated from the coding sequence ATGGGTTATGCAGAAGGGCTTTTCACTGCACAAGGAGAAAAGCCTCTAGCTTCCTTGGGGGTAATATCCGATGTTCAGTATGCTGACATCCCAGATGGCAGCTCATTTCTTGGTGTTCCTCGCTATTACAGGCACAGCCTCCATGTGCTGCAAAGAGCAGTCAAGAAATGGAACGAAGAAAAGGTGAACTTTGTGATCAATTTTGGGGACATAGTCGATGGATACTGCCCCAAAGATCAATCTCTGGCTGCTGTCAAGAATATCGTCAATGAATTCAGCCTCTTCAATGGCCCTATATATCACATGATAGGCAACCACTGTCTATACAATCTCTCTCGCGAAACATTGCTGCCTATGCTGAACATCCCTACAACCGATCTTCATGCCTATTATGATTTCTCTCCCGTTCCAGAATACAgatttgttgtccttgatggtTATGACATCAGTGCCATCGGCTGGCCTGATGATCATCCGAATGCAGTGAAAGCAGCTGATTTTCTTTGGGAGAGAAATCCGAATTCAGACAAGAATAGTCCGAATGGTCTTCTTGGAAGGGACAGGAGGTTCCTCATGTTCAATGGAGCAGTAGGGAAAGAGCAGCTTGAGTGGTTGGATGGAGTCCTTCAAGATGCAACGTGCTCGAATCAGAAGGTGGTGATCTGCTGCCATCTGCCTTTGGATCCTCAGGCCTCCTCTAATGAGGCGCTGCTGTGGAACTACAACGAGGTGATGGACTTGATACACCGGTATGATTGTGTGAAGGTTTGCCTTGCTGGGCATGATCACAAGGGGGGGTACTCGGTCGACTCCTATGGGGTTCACCACCGGATTCTTGAGGCTGCGCTGGAGTGCCCCCCGGGGACCAATGCTTTCGGGCACATTGATCTGTACCCGAGTGGTTTGCTTCTGTGCGGTACGGATAGATTGAAGACTCAGGAAATTGTTTACAGTCGCTAG
- the LOC131005115 gene encoding serine/threonine-protein kinase AFC2 isoform X2, with product MCSNNLVDMTKVAIVMHDLHLIHTDLKPENILLVSPDYIKVPDYKGLSRSPKDSSYYKRIPKSSAIKVIDFGSTTYDRQDQSYIVSTRHYRAPEVILGLGWSYPCDVWSVGCILVELCSGEALFQTHENLEHLAMMERVLGPLPQHMLKKADRHAEKYVRRGRLDWPEGAASRDSIKSVLKLPRLQNLIMQHVDHSAGDLINLLQGLLKYEPSERLSAEEALRHPFFTRDHLRRY from the exons ATGTGCTCCAACAACTTGGTAGACATGACAAAGGTGGCAATCG TTATGCATGATTTGCACCTCATCCACACGGACTTGAAGCCTGAAAATATTCTTCTAGTCTCACCGGATTACATAAAGGTTCCTGATTACAAG GGTCTGTCGAGGTCACCCAAGGATAGTTCATATTACAAGAGAATTCCTAAGTCAAGTGCTATCAAGGTAATTGATTTTGGCAGCACGACCTATGACAGGCAGGACCAGTCGTACATCGTCTCTACTCGGCATTACCGAGCTCCTGAGGTCATCCTAG GTCTTGGGTGGAGCTACCCTTGTGACGTATGGAGTGTTGGCTGTATCCTGGTGGAGCTCTGCTCG GGTGAAGCATTGTTCCAAACCCATGAAAATTTGGAGCACCTTGCAATGATGGAAAGAGTCCTTGGACCACTACCCCAGCACATGTTGAAGAAAGCAGA CCGACATGCTGAGAAGTATGTTAGGAGGGGTAGGTTAGATTGGCCGGAGGGAGCAGCATCTAGAGATAGTATCAAATCCGTATTGAAGCTGCCTAGGCTTCAAAATTTGATAATGCAACATGTAGATCATTCTGCTGGAGACCTCATTAATCTGTTACAAGGCCTTTTGAAATACGAACCCTCTGAAAGATTGTCAGCTGAGGAAGCCCTACGGCACCCTTTCTTCACTAGGGATCACCTGAGGAGATATTGA
- the LOC131005115 gene encoding serine/threonine-protein kinase AFC2 isoform X1 produces the protein MEMERVTELTMDRRPRKRPRLGWDVLPQGPQAQLGFFSGQEIGNVTSYAPSRAIWDQSSSLFVKGLARNGSPPLREDDKDGHYMFEIGDNLTSRYKIHSKMGEGTFGQVLECWDREKKEMVAVKIVRGIKKYREAAMIEIDVLQQLGRHDKGGNRCVQIRNWFDYRNHICIVFEKLGPSLYDFLRKNNYRSFPIDLVREIGRQLLDCVAFMHDLHLIHTDLKPENILLVSPDYIKVPDYKGLSRSPKDSSYYKRIPKSSAIKVIDFGSTTYDRQDQSYIVSTRHYRAPEVILGLGWSYPCDVWSVGCILVELCSGEALFQTHENLEHLAMMERVLGPLPQHMLKKADRHAEKYVRRGRLDWPEGAASRDSIKSVLKLPRLQNLIMQHVDHSAGDLINLLQGLLKYEPSERLSAEEALRHPFFTRDHLRRY, from the exons ATGGAGATGGAACGCGTGACTGAGCTGACGATGGATCGCCGGCCGAGAAAGAGGCCTCGTTTGGGCTGGGATGTTCTTCCTCAAGGCCCTCAG GCTCAGCTAGGATTCTTTTCTGGACAAGAGATTGGAAACGTGACGAGCTATGCACCTTCAAGAGCCATCTGGGACCAATCTAGTTCTCTGTTTGTTAAGGGCTTGGCTCGAAATGGTTCTCCCCCGTTGCGAGAAGATGACAAAGATGGCCATTATATGTTTGAGATCGGAGATAATTTAACTTCTCGCT ATAAGATTCACAGCAAGATGGGTGAAG GTACCTTTGGTCAGGTTTTGGAATGCTGGGATAGGGAAAAAAAGGAAATGGTTGCCGTGAAAATTGTCCGTGGAATTAAGAAGTACCGTGAAGCTGCAATGATTGAGATAGATGTGCTCCAACAACTTGGTAGACATGACAAAGGTGGCAATCG TTGTGTTCAAATACGGAACTGGTTTGACTATCGTAACCATATCTGTATT GTCTTTGAGAAGCTTGGACCAAGCTTATACGATTTCCTACGCAAAAACAATTATCGCTCAtttcccattgatcttgtccgtGAGATTGGCAGACAACTGTTGGATTGTGTAGCAT TTATGCATGATTTGCACCTCATCCACACGGACTTGAAGCCTGAAAATATTCTTCTAGTCTCACCGGATTACATAAAGGTTCCTGATTACAAG GGTCTGTCGAGGTCACCCAAGGATAGTTCATATTACAAGAGAATTCCTAAGTCAAGTGCTATCAAGGTAATTGATTTTGGCAGCACGACCTATGACAGGCAGGACCAGTCGTACATCGTCTCTACTCGGCATTACCGAGCTCCTGAGGTCATCCTAG GTCTTGGGTGGAGCTACCCTTGTGACGTATGGAGTGTTGGCTGTATCCTGGTGGAGCTCTGCTCG GGTGAAGCATTGTTCCAAACCCATGAAAATTTGGAGCACCTTGCAATGATGGAAAGAGTCCTTGGACCACTACCCCAGCACATGTTGAAGAAAGCAGA CCGACATGCTGAGAAGTATGTTAGGAGGGGTAGGTTAGATTGGCCGGAGGGAGCAGCATCTAGAGATAGTATCAAATCCGTATTGAAGCTGCCTAGGCTTCAAAATTTGATAATGCAACATGTAGATCATTCTGCTGGAGACCTCATTAATCTGTTACAAGGCCTTTTGAAATACGAACCCTCTGAAAGATTGTCAGCTGAGGAAGCCCTACGGCACCCTTTCTTCACTAGGGATCACCTGAGGAGATATTGA
- the LOC131011748 gene encoding uncharacterized protein LOC131011748 has translation MPPAKRSNYYPPETVLICRLYCEHTHDSVVGVDQKGAKFWGSICTQYNAEKPRGSISRDVTQIKSLFQRVAKDSKRFEAMHKKCHDQWKSGMSDGQIVEQAEAMWLAEYRVPFRYPHAWKILRESKKFASLGEDVHSDVHSDKRSKGSDGLPTTTSSDASISTRPQGQKAAKRDKRKGNKKVEETSEDNQKALGYMANMVAEIKQRNNIR, from the exons atgccgCCGGCCAAACGTAGCAACTATTATCCGCCAGAAACGGTGCTAATTTGTCGTTTGTATTGCGAGCACACCCACGACTCTGTGGTGGGTGTCGACCAAAAAGGGGCGAAGTTTTGGGGCTCCATCTGCACCCAATACAATGCTGAAAAGCCTCGAGGATCTATTTCACGCGACGTCACGCAAATCAAATCTCTCTTTCAACGGGTGGCGAAGGATTCGAAGAGGTTTGaggccatgcacaaaaaatgTCACGATCAATGGAAATCAGGCATGAGTGATGGTCAAATCGTGGAGCAAGCAGAGGCAATGTGGCTAGCCGAGTACCGTGTTCCGTTCCGGTATCCGCATGCATGGAAGATCTTGCGCGAGTCCAAGAAATTTGCAAGTCTCGGCGAGGATGTTCACTCCGATGTCCATTCAGACAAACGATCAAAGGGCTCCGACGGTCTTCCCACAACGACTTCTAGCGACGCGAGTATCTCCACCCGGCCCCAAGGGCAAAAGGCGGCCAAGAGAGACAAACGGAAAGGCAATAAAAAGGTCGAAGAGACGTCGGAAGATAACCAaaaagctctcgggtacatggcgaaTATG GTGGCGGAGATCAAGCAACGAAACAACATCCGctag
- the LOC131005116 gene encoding callose synthase 3-like: MGCNLFEDGVFNKVLSIFITAAILKLGQAILDVILSWKARQSMSFHVKLRYILKVVSAAAWVVILPVTYAYTWKNAPGFAQTIKSWLGNSSRAPSLFILAVVIYLSPNFLAAFLFLFPFVRRFLERSNYKIVMLMMWWSQPRLYVGRGMHESTFSLFKYTLFWVLLTITKLAFSFYIEGCYFQKGRKIKMKMSAKEAFERSMRTLSEWISQEVNRNM, encoded by the exons ATGGGATGCAATCTTTTCGAAGATGGTGTTTTCAATAAAGTACTGAGCATCTTTATAACTGCTGCAATATTGAAACTTGGACAAG CGATCCTTGATGTAATTCTGAGTTGGAAAGCTAGGCAGAGCATGTCCTTCCATGTCAAGTTAAGATACATTCTAAAGGTTGTGTCGGCTGCTGCTTGGGTGGTCATCCTGCCTGTTACCTACGCTTATACATGGAAGAATGCTCCTGGGTTTGCTCAAACTATCAAAAGTTGGCTTGGCAACAGCTCAAGGGCTCCTTCATTGTTCATCTTGGCTGTTGTAATCTACTTATCGCCAAATTTTCTCGCTGCCTTTCTGTTCCTTTTTCCTTTCGTTCGTAGGTTCCTTGAGAGGTCCAATTATAAGATTGTGATGCTAATGATGTGGTGGTCCCAG CCTCGGCTCTATGTTGGTAGGGGAATGCATGAAAGTACCTTTTCTCTCTTCAA GTATACATTATTCTGGGTGCTCCTTACCATTACAAAGTTAGCTTTCAGTTTCTATATCGAG GGATGTTACTTTCAAAAAGGGAGGAAGATCAAGATGAAGATGAGCGCGAAGGAAGCCTTTGAGAGGTCAATGAGGACTTTGTCGGAGTGGATAAGCCAGGAAGTGAATCGAAATATGTAA